One Sphingopyxis macrogoltabida genomic region harbors:
- a CDS encoding VOC family protein, with protein MIGYVTLGTRDLAKAAVFYDAIAAELDTPRMMEFDGFIAWGKDGGGAGIGLTRPFDGNPASVGNGVMVALQACDKEQVHRLYDIALANGGTCEGPPGPRGEGFYAGYFRDPDGNKLNAFIMG; from the coding sequence ATGATCGGTTATGTGACTTTGGGGACGCGCGATCTGGCCAAGGCGGCGGTCTTTTACGACGCCATCGCCGCCGAACTGGATACGCCGCGGATGATGGAATTCGACGGCTTCATCGCTTGGGGCAAGGATGGCGGCGGCGCGGGCATCGGCCTGACGCGGCCGTTCGACGGCAATCCAGCGAGTGTCGGCAATGGCGTGATGGTCGCGCTGCAGGCGTGTGACAAGGAACAGGTGCATCGGCTCTACGACATCGCACTCGCGAACGGGGGGACCTGCGAAGGCCCGCCGGGACCGCGTGGCGAAGGCTTTTACGCCGGCTATTTCCGCGACCCCGACGGCAACAAGCTCAACGCCTTCATCATGGGGTGA
- a CDS encoding Do family serine endopeptidase, translating into MRYVYGITSALLVGGTALALVTQSPVGAQVAQNEKSEIAKVVPRSGAPESFADLVEQLQPAVVNISTKQEVTLGVRLNPFAGTREPITQEQQGGGSGFLISADGYIVTNNHVISGGPRGEAVNQVTVTLTNQKEYKATIVGRDVASDLALLKIDATGLPFVKFADSSTARVGDWVVAIGNPLGLGSTVTAGIISAVQRNLGQGGAYDRYIQTDTAINRGNSGGPLFDLQGNVVGINNMLISPVGANIGVNFAIPADAAIPVINALRAGEKVERGYLGIGIAPVDEDLAAALGLPKDRGEFVQRVEDGGAAAKAGLKRGDVVTKVNGKDVTPQQTLSYIVANTKPGTRIPLEIVRDGKPMTLNAVVGTRPPEEQLAGTNFDPEEEQTLPDDPSGAADTTIQEALGLAVQPLTSDIARSIGVDATTKGLVIGAASANSDAGRKGLRRGDVILSANRTPVTTSDALAKIVGDAKKAGRDAVLLEILRRGGPSAFIAVRVKP; encoded by the coding sequence GTGCGTTATGTTTATGGCATCACTTCGGCCTTGCTGGTGGGTGGCACGGCGCTGGCGCTGGTAACCCAATCCCCCGTTGGCGCGCAGGTCGCGCAGAACGAGAAGAGCGAGATCGCCAAGGTCGTTCCGCGTTCGGGCGCGCCCGAAAGCTTCGCCGACCTCGTCGAGCAGCTCCAGCCCGCGGTTGTCAACATCTCGACCAAGCAGGAGGTCACGCTTGGCGTCCGGCTCAATCCCTTTGCGGGGACACGCGAACCGATCACGCAGGAACAGCAGGGCGGCGGCTCGGGCTTCCTGATCTCGGCGGACGGCTATATCGTCACCAACAACCATGTCATCTCTGGCGGCCCGCGCGGCGAGGCGGTCAATCAGGTGACGGTGACGCTGACCAACCAGAAGGAATATAAGGCGACGATCGTCGGCCGCGACGTCGCGTCCGACCTTGCGCTGCTCAAGATCGATGCGACGGGGCTGCCCTTCGTCAAATTCGCCGACAGCAGCACGGCGCGCGTTGGCGACTGGGTGGTGGCGATCGGCAATCCCTTGGGCCTCGGTTCGACGGTGACCGCGGGCATCATCTCGGCGGTGCAGCGCAACCTCGGGCAGGGCGGCGCCTATGACCGCTACATCCAGACCGACACGGCGATCAACCGCGGCAATTCGGGCGGTCCGCTGTTCGACCTGCAGGGCAATGTCGTCGGCATCAACAACATGCTGATCTCGCCCGTCGGCGCGAACATCGGCGTCAACTTCGCGATCCCCGCCGATGCGGCGATCCCGGTGATCAACGCGTTGCGCGCCGGCGAGAAGGTCGAGCGCGGTTACCTCGGCATCGGTATCGCACCGGTCGACGAGGATCTGGCGGCCGCCCTCGGCCTGCCGAAGGACCGCGGCGAATTCGTCCAGCGCGTCGAGGATGGCGGCGCGGCCGCCAAGGCCGGCCTGAAGCGCGGCGACGTCGTGACCAAGGTCAACGGCAAGGATGTGACGCCGCAACAAACGCTGTCGTACATCGTCGCCAATACCAAGCCGGGGACGCGCATTCCGCTCGAAATCGTCCGCGACGGCAAGCCGATGACGCTCAACGCCGTCGTCGGCACGCGGCCGCCCGAGGAACAGCTCGCAGGCACTAACTTCGACCCCGAGGAAGAACAGACGCTGCCCGACGATCCTTCGGGCGCCGCCGATACGACGATCCAGGAAGCGCTCGGCCTTGCGGTGCAGCCGCTGACCAGCGACATCGCGCGCTCGATCGGCGTCGATGCGACGACCAAGGGTCTCGTGATCGGCGCGGCGTCGGCGAACAGCGACGCGGGCCGCAAGGGCCTGCGCCGCGGCGACGTGATCCTCAGCGCCAATCGCACGCCGGTGACGACGAGCGACGCGCTGGCGAAGATCGTCGGCGATGCAAAGAAGGCGGGCCGCGATGCGGTGCTGCTCGAAATCCTCCGCCGCGGCGGCCCCTCGGCCTTTATCGCGGTACGGGTGAAGCCTTAA
- the hflC gene encoding protease modulator HflC, with amino-acid sequence MFDALFRNPMRLLVGLVVLLVILSQSLAIVPEDKQALILRFGEIERTVNRYKPNEDFGRSGAGLVLRVPFTDGIQYIDKRILGVNMERQQVLSTDQQRLQVDAFARFRITNPVRMYTAIRTEDKLQTQLATILGSSLRNELGKRTFATLLSAERGAVMDNIQVALNREANKYGAEIIDVRIKRADLPEGATLEAAYNRMRTARQQEAISIRAEGQKEAQIIRGGADGEAARIYAESFGKDPEFYDFYRAMQSYRQTFLGENNQGGTSIILSPDNEYLKRFQGG; translated from the coding sequence ATGTTCGACGCCCTCTTCCGCAACCCGATGCGCTTGCTCGTCGGCCTCGTCGTCCTGCTCGTCATCCTGTCGCAGTCGCTGGCGATCGTGCCCGAAGACAAGCAGGCGCTGATCCTGCGCTTCGGCGAGATCGAGCGCACGGTGAACCGCTACAAGCCGAACGAGGATTTCGGCCGCTCGGGCGCCGGGCTTGTGCTCCGCGTGCCGTTCACCGACGGCATCCAATATATCGACAAGCGCATTCTCGGCGTAAACATGGAGCGCCAGCAGGTGCTGTCGACCGATCAGCAACGGCTGCAGGTCGACGCCTTCGCGCGTTTCCGCATCACCAACCCGGTGCGCATGTACACGGCGATCCGCACCGAGGATAAATTGCAGACGCAGCTTGCGACCATCCTCGGCTCGTCGCTGCGCAACGAACTCGGCAAGCGCACCTTCGCGACCTTGCTGTCGGCCGAACGCGGCGCGGTGATGGACAATATTCAGGTCGCGCTCAATCGCGAGGCGAACAAATATGGCGCCGAGATCATCGACGTCCGGATCAAGCGCGCCGACCTTCCCGAAGGCGCGACGCTCGAGGCGGCGTACAACCGCATGCGCACCGCGCGCCAGCAGGAAGCGATCTCGATCCGCGCCGAAGGGCAGAAGGAAGCGCAGATCATCCGCGGCGGCGCCGACGGCGAAGCGGCGCGCATCTATGCCGAAAGTTTCGGCAAGGACCCCGAATTCTATGATTTCTATCGTGCGATGCAGAGCTATCGGCAGACCTTCCTCGGTGAGAACAACCAGGGCGGGACGTCGATCATCCTGTCGCCCGACAATGAATATCTGAAGCGTTTCCAGGGAGGCTGA
- the hflK gene encoding protease modulator HflK: MNDKIDGSMGRRTPRGLRQFFDSISLMANSPWGSGPKGGGDGGPDDGKKPGPRNPWVTPDPADQQRPRKPRGPSALDELLRKGRGGFGSGGSGGGGGGGLNLPDSARLWKWGVLAVAVLWVLFSSFHIVPPEKEGVVTRLGSYSRTVGPGVKFTWPAPIERIRLEDVRAIRTMAIGSPNATDENFVLTRDQSIVDLAYEVRWSVRDPELFFFQLADPEGTIREVAESAMRATVANFDLVQAIGPGRVEIETQVQARMQELLNQYRAGVTIQGIAIRQADPPSQVDEAFKEVTAARQERESAINLARAYQQQVLERARGDTAAFDKIYEQYKLAPAVTRQRLYYETMENVLSNVDKTIVEPRGVTPYLPLNQVQRRAAAAEPEAATKGGQ; this comes from the coding sequence ATGAACGACAAGATTGACGGCAGCATGGGACGCCGCACTCCCCGGGGATTGCGGCAATTTTTCGATTCGATCAGCCTGATGGCGAACAGCCCGTGGGGCAGCGGCCCCAAGGGCGGCGGCGATGGCGGACCCGACGATGGCAAGAAACCCGGCCCGCGCAATCCCTGGGTCACCCCCGATCCCGCCGACCAGCAGCGCCCGCGTAAACCGCGCGGTCCCTCGGCGCTCGACGAATTGCTGCGCAAGGGGCGCGGCGGCTTCGGCAGCGGCGGCTCGGGCGGCGGCGGTGGCGGGGGGCTGAACCTCCCCGATTCGGCGCGGCTCTGGAAATGGGGGGTCCTCGCGGTCGCCGTGCTGTGGGTGCTGTTTTCCTCCTTCCACATCGTTCCGCCCGAAAAGGAAGGCGTCGTCACCCGCCTCGGCAGCTATTCGCGCACCGTCGGGCCGGGCGTCAAATTCACCTGGCCGGCGCCGATCGAGCGCATCCGGCTGGAGGACGTGCGCGCCATCCGCACGATGGCGATCGGCTCGCCGAATGCCACCGACGAGAATTTCGTCCTGACGCGCGACCAGAGCATCGTCGACCTCGCCTATGAGGTCCGCTGGTCGGTGCGCGATCCCGAACTTTTCTTCTTCCAGCTTGCCGACCCCGAAGGCACGATCCGCGAGGTCGCCGAAAGCGCGATGCGCGCGACCGTCGCCAATTTCGACCTTGTGCAGGCGATCGGTCCCGGCCGCGTCGAGATCGAAACGCAGGTTCAGGCGCGCATGCAGGAATTGCTCAACCAGTATCGCGCTGGCGTGACGATCCAGGGCATCGCGATCCGCCAGGCCGATCCGCCGAGCCAGGTCGACGAGGCCTTCAAGGAAGTCACCGCGGCGCGGCAGGAGCGCGAATCGGCCATCAACCTTGCGCGCGCCTACCAGCAGCAGGTCCTCGAACGCGCGCGCGGTGACACTGCGGCGTTCGACAAGATCTATGAACAGTACAAGCTTGCGCCCGCGGTGACGCGCCAGCGGCTTTATTATGAAACGATGGAGAATGTGTTGTCGAACGTCGACAAGACGATCGTCGAACCCCGCGGGGTGACCCCCTATCTGCCGCTCAATCAGGTCCAGCGCCGCGCCGCGGCCGCCGAGCCCGAAGCGGCGACGAAGGGAGGCCAGTGA
- a CDS encoding Mrp/NBP35 family ATP-binding protein → MTDIAPLASIATDLSGGRSSGLRFLDEQGTLAIVLDVTGLAEAERKPLEDKLRAGLLARPGVTEVRVAMTAEKKALTIIAVGSGKGGVGKSTLAANLAVALRRQGVKVGLVDADIYGPSQPRLMDSEGVKPEARGSKLAPVPNAYGVPMLSTGQIAAPGQAIAWRGPMAGKALEQLVDASWGDIDTLVVDLPPGTGDVQLTMIQRHKPAGAVIVSTPQDLALMDATRAISLFEQAEVPIIGLVENMAGYACPHCGEVSDPFGCGGAEAAAQTMNIDFLGRVPLSMGIRLASDGGVPPAAGTDPAGEPFHAIAAKVAAWLAARKGK, encoded by the coding sequence ATGACCGATATCGCTCCTCTCGCCAGCATCGCCACCGACCTCAGCGGCGGCCGCAGCTCCGGCCTCCGTTTTCTCGACGAGCAAGGCACGCTTGCGATCGTCCTCGACGTCACCGGGCTGGCGGAAGCCGAGCGCAAACCGCTTGAGGACAAGCTCCGCGCGGGACTGCTCGCGCGGCCCGGCGTTACCGAGGTGCGCGTCGCGATGACCGCCGAAAAGAAGGCGCTGACGATCATCGCGGTGGGCAGCGGCAAGGGCGGCGTCGGCAAGTCGACGCTCGCCGCCAACCTCGCCGTCGCGCTGCGCCGGCAGGGGGTGAAGGTCGGGCTAGTCGATGCCGATATCTATGGACCATCGCAGCCCCGCCTGATGGACAGCGAGGGCGTCAAGCCCGAGGCGCGCGGATCGAAGCTCGCCCCCGTCCCCAACGCTTATGGCGTGCCGATGCTGTCGACCGGCCAGATCGCGGCGCCCGGACAGGCGATCGCCTGGCGCGGCCCGATGGCGGGCAAAGCGCTGGAGCAGCTCGTCGATGCGAGCTGGGGCGATATCGACACGCTCGTCGTCGACCTGCCGCCCGGTACCGGTGACGTCCAGTTGACGATGATCCAGCGCCACAAGCCCGCTGGCGCGGTGATCGTATCGACCCCGCAGGACCTCGCGCTGATGGACGCGACGCGCGCAATCAGCCTGTTCGAACAGGCCGAGGTGCCGATCATCGGCCTTGTCGAGAATATGGCGGGCTATGCCTGCCCGCATTGCGGCGAGGTCAGCGACCCGTTCGGTTGCGGCGGCGCCGAGGCGGCGGCGCAGACGATGAACATCGACTTCCTCGGCCGCGTGCCGCTGTCGATGGGTATCCGCCTCGCCAGCGACGGCGGCGTGCCCCCGGCCGCCGGAACCGACCCGGCGGGCGAGCCGTTCCACGCGATAGCGGCGAAGGTCGCCGCATGGCTGGCTGCACGAAAGGGCAAATGA
- a CDS encoding CoA-binding protein, with product MAINDDAEIRELLGQPRRIAVVGASPNPARPSNGVLAFLVRQGHDVIAVNPGHAGKTIHDAPVVATLADVEPPAHLVDIFRNSADAGAAVDEAIVHGAKAVWMQMGVIDEAAAARAEAAGLVVVMDRCPKVEIPRLGLLR from the coding sequence ATGGCGATCAACGACGATGCCGAAATCCGCGAATTGCTGGGCCAGCCGCGCCGCATCGCCGTCGTCGGCGCCTCGCCCAACCCGGCCCGGCCGTCGAACGGCGTCCTCGCCTTCCTCGTCCGGCAGGGCCATGACGTGATCGCCGTCAACCCCGGCCACGCCGGCAAGACGATCCATGACGCTCCCGTCGTTGCGACGCTCGCCGATGTCGAGCCGCCCGCGCATCTCGTCGACATTTTCCGCAACAGCGCCGACGCCGGCGCCGCGGTCGACGAAGCTATCGTCCATGGCGCCAAGGCGGTGTGGATGCAGATGGGGGTGATCGACGAAGCAGCCGCCGCACGCGCCGAAGCGGCGGGGCTGGTCGTGGTCATGGACCGTTGCCCCAAGGTCGAAATCCCGCGCCTCGGCCTGCTCAGGTGA
- a CDS encoding SIMPL domain-containing protein has protein sequence MRTQPLMLIPLLALAACGDKAPDPRGVEHDETLLSVSATGRSETRPDEARFTAGVSTIAASSETATQRNNETMAKVTEALKAFGVAEKDLQTRQLTVNRIDWGANKGKYEAVNQVEVRMRAVDKAGEAVAATTRAGANVLSGPTLRVSDQEAATKSAYAAAYRAARARADAYAGAAGLKIDRVLAIRDGGGAPPPMPYYEMDAANRVAPQAVAAAPPFNPGVSESQVSVQVDFALTKK, from the coding sequence ATGCGCACCCAGCCCCTCATGCTGATCCCTCTGCTCGCGCTCGCCGCGTGCGGCGACAAGGCGCCCGACCCGCGCGGGGTCGAGCATGATGAGACGTTGCTGTCGGTGTCTGCGACCGGCCGGTCCGAGACCCGCCCGGACGAGGCGCGCTTTACCGCCGGGGTGAGCACGATCGCCGCGTCATCCGAGACAGCGACCCAGCGCAACAACGAAACCATGGCCAAGGTGACCGAAGCGCTGAAAGCCTTCGGCGTCGCCGAAAAGGATCTTCAGACGCGCCAGCTGACCGTCAACCGGATCGACTGGGGCGCCAACAAGGGCAAATATGAAGCAGTGAACCAGGTCGAGGTGCGGATGCGCGCCGTCGACAAGGCGGGCGAAGCGGTGGCGGCAACGACCCGCGCCGGCGCCAATGTCCTGTCGGGTCCGACGCTCCGCGTCTCCGATCAGGAGGCCGCGACCAAGTCGGCCTATGCCGCCGCTTACCGTGCCGCGCGGGCGCGTGCCGACGCCTATGCCGGCGCGGCGGGGCTCAAGATCGACCGCGTCCTCGCGATCCGCGATGGCGGCGGCGCGCCACCGCCGATGCCCTATTATGAAATGGACGCCGCGAACCGCGTCGCGCCGCAGGCCGTCGCCGCCGCGCCGCCCTTCAACCCCGGCGTCAGCGAATCGCAGGTGTCGGTGCAGGTCGATTTCGCGCTGACGAAGAAATAG
- a CDS encoding xanthine dehydrogenase family protein molybdopterin-binding subunit gives MAGIRDTVGKDKRRLPHVSRRSLLVGATAAGGLAIAWSLWPRDYSPNLTAAPDEHIFNAFLKIGDDGHISAIVPQCEMGQGVTTLLPQIMADELGADWRTIAVETAPISPLYTNTLVIDEDSAVFSPRGGVPDFVHDVRGWVRREWAVRHAVMLTANSSSVRMFEAPCRDAAAQARALLMMAAARRWDADWEACDTQDGFVILGAKKLRFAEVAAAAALLEPPAEPVYRASSADPLYGKELTRLDLPAKVDGSANYAGDIRLPDMVFAAIRQGPVGATRLKGIDRKAGMKSPGLLHIVEHERWLATVARNWWAANRALDRFAPVFETDGTPVSSDRIDKALKSALKEDAFRIRSEGDVGEAMAGRTKVAAEYAVAPALHASIETRTATAAPDGAKLRVWVATQAPAQCRDAIARATGLAPAAVTLFPMMAGGSFDACLDHNVAVQAAIIALQIKRPVQLAWSRAEEIMRVPPRAPARAKLTATLNAAGGIDALVTRISVPSTNHEVRERLFDNSPPDVAQRSAAGKADAAAVEGAANGYAIPHLAVDHCPADIGLPTARWRGNADSYTAFFTESFVDEMAARAGTDALSYRIAMLGDAPLLARCLLTATSLGGWEGGLSGTAQGLACHSMRGSHIALMATARQSDKGLQVEQLVAVVDAGRLVNPAIARQQIEGGLIFGLAAAVGATTDYEGGVATARKFGQLGLPRLSQTPQILIEFVDSDRDPGGLGEIGVPVVPPAIANALFAATGRRIRRLPLSAHPL, from the coding sequence ATGGCGGGCATTCGCGACACTGTGGGGAAAGACAAAAGGCGCCTGCCGCATGTCAGCCGCCGTTCGCTGCTCGTCGGCGCGACCGCCGCAGGGGGCCTCGCGATCGCGTGGAGCCTGTGGCCGCGCGATTATAGCCCCAATCTGACTGCCGCGCCCGACGAGCATATTTTCAACGCCTTCCTGAAGATCGGCGACGACGGGCATATCAGCGCCATCGTCCCGCAGTGCGAGATGGGACAGGGTGTCACAACGCTGCTGCCGCAGATCATGGCCGACGAACTCGGCGCCGACTGGCGCACGATCGCGGTCGAAACCGCGCCGATCAGCCCGCTCTACACCAACACGCTGGTAATCGACGAGGATAGCGCCGTCTTTAGCCCGCGCGGCGGCGTCCCCGATTTCGTCCACGATGTGCGCGGCTGGGTGCGCCGCGAATGGGCGGTCCGCCACGCCGTGATGCTGACCGCGAACAGTTCGTCGGTGCGGATGTTCGAGGCGCCGTGCCGCGACGCGGCGGCGCAGGCACGCGCGCTGCTGATGATGGCGGCGGCGCGGCGCTGGGATGCCGACTGGGAGGCGTGCGACACGCAGGACGGCTTTGTGATCCTTGGCGCGAAGAAGCTTCGCTTCGCCGAGGTCGCGGCAGCGGCCGCATTGCTCGAGCCGCCCGCCGAGCCGGTCTATCGCGCATCGAGCGCCGATCCGCTGTACGGCAAGGAACTGACGCGGCTCGACCTGCCGGCGAAGGTCGACGGATCGGCGAACTATGCCGGCGACATCCGGTTGCCCGACATGGTGTTTGCCGCGATCCGCCAGGGCCCGGTCGGCGCGACGCGGCTGAAGGGCATCGACCGCAAAGCCGGGATGAAATCGCCCGGCCTGCTCCATATCGTCGAGCATGAGCGCTGGCTCGCCACCGTCGCGCGCAACTGGTGGGCGGCAAACCGCGCGCTCGACCGCTTCGCCCCGGTTTTCGAGACCGACGGCACGCCGGTTTCGAGCGACCGGATCGACAAGGCGCTGAAAAGCGCGCTCAAGGAGGATGCCTTCCGGATCAGGAGCGAAGGCGACGTTGGCGAGGCGATGGCGGGGCGCACCAAGGTCGCGGCCGAATATGCCGTCGCTCCGGCGCTCCACGCTTCCATCGAAACGCGCACCGCGACCGCCGCCCCTGATGGCGCGAAGCTGCGCGTCTGGGTCGCGACGCAGGCGCCCGCGCAGTGCCGCGATGCGATCGCCCGCGCGACCGGGCTGGCGCCGGCGGCCGTCACGCTGTTCCCGATGATGGCCGGGGGTTCGTTCGACGCCTGCCTCGACCATAATGTCGCGGTGCAGGCGGCGATCATCGCCTTGCAGATCAAGCGCCCCGTCCAGCTCGCCTGGTCGCGCGCCGAGGAGATCATGCGCGTGCCCCCGCGCGCGCCGGCGCGCGCGAAGCTGACCGCGACGCTGAACGCCGCCGGCGGCATCGACGCGCTCGTTACTCGCATCTCGGTGCCGTCCACCAACCATGAAGTCCGCGAGCGGCTGTTCGACAATAGCCCGCCCGACGTCGCGCAGCGTTCCGCAGCGGGAAAAGCCGACGCCGCAGCGGTCGAGGGGGCGGCAAACGGCTATGCGATCCCCCATCTCGCGGTCGATCATTGCCCCGCCGATATCGGCCTGCCGACCGCGCGCTGGCGCGGCAATGCCGACAGCTACACCGCCTTCTTCACCGAATCCTTCGTCGACGAAATGGCGGCGCGCGCCGGGACCGACGCGCTGTCGTACCGGATTGCGATGCTCGGCGATGCGCCGTTGCTCGCGCGCTGCCTGCTCACCGCGACGAGCCTCGGCGGCTGGGAGGGCGGCCTGTCGGGAACCGCGCAGGGTCTCGCCTGCCACAGCATGCGCGGCAGTCACATTGCGCTGATGGCGACCGCGCGCCAAAGCGACAAGGGCCTGCAGGTCGAACAGCTCGTCGCGGTCGTCGACGCCGGCCGCCTCGTCAATCCGGCGATCGCGCGCCAGCAGATCGAAGGGGGGCTGATCTTCGGCCTCGCCGCCGCGGTCGGGGCGACGACCGACTATGAGGGCGGCGTCGCGACGGCGCGCAAGTTCGGCCAGCTCGGCCTGCCGCGACTGTCGCAAACGCCGCAGATATTGATCGAGTTCGTCGACAGCGACCGCGACCCCGGCGGGCTCGGCGAGATCGGCGTACCAGTGGTTCCCCCCGCGATCGCCAACGCGCTGTTCGCGGCGACCGGGCGCCGTATCCGCCGCCTGCCCCTCTCGGCGCATCCGCTATGA
- the hemH gene encoding ferrochelatase: protein MKIPSGHPPIAAPGVGVLLVNLGTPDAPDAPSVRRYLAEFLSDRRVVEIPQLLWQPILRGIILTTRPKKSAHAYAQVWTDEGSPLASITRAQSSALQAAFGDAVQVAYAMRYGRPAIGPAIDAMMAAGCRRILVAPLYPQYCAATTATVVDAVGSHLNRLRWQPALRFLPPYHDDAAYLDALRISVEAGLAALDFTPDVLLASFHGMPERTLHLGDPYHCQCRKTARLLSDALGRPVEVAFQSRFGRAKWLEPATDATLARLGAEGRSVAVFAPGFAADCLETLEELAIRGKEQFADAGGRQFAYLPCLNDSAPGMTMLETLVRRELAGWL from the coding sequence ATGAAGATCCCGAGCGGGCATCCTCCAATCGCCGCGCCGGGCGTCGGTGTCCTGCTGGTCAACCTCGGCACCCCCGACGCCCCCGATGCGCCGTCGGTGCGCCGTTACCTTGCCGAGTTCCTGTCGGACCGCCGGGTGGTCGAGATTCCGCAACTTCTGTGGCAACCGATCCTGCGCGGCATCATCCTGACCACCCGCCCGAAAAAGTCGGCGCACGCCTATGCCCAGGTGTGGACGGACGAAGGATCGCCCCTTGCTTCGATAACCCGCGCGCAGAGCAGCGCTCTGCAGGCGGCGTTCGGCGACGCGGTGCAAGTCGCCTATGCGATGCGCTACGGCCGGCCCGCTATCGGTCCGGCGATCGATGCCATGATGGCGGCGGGGTGCAGACGCATACTCGTCGCACCACTCTATCCCCAATATTGCGCTGCAACGACGGCGACGGTGGTCGATGCCGTGGGCTCGCACCTGAACCGGCTGCGTTGGCAGCCGGCGCTGCGTTTCCTGCCGCCCTATCATGACGATGCCGCCTATCTGGACGCCCTGAGAATCTCCGTCGAGGCGGGGCTGGCCGCGCTCGACTTTACCCCCGATGTATTGCTGGCGAGCTTTCACGGCATGCCTGAACGAACATTGCATCTCGGCGACCCCTATCATTGCCAATGTCGGAAAACAGCGCGTCTTTTGTCCGACGCGCTGGGGCGGCCGGTCGAGGTCGCGTTTCAGTCGCGCTTCGGCCGCGCCAAATGGCTCGAGCCCGCGACCGATGCGACCTTGGCACGGCTGGGCGCAGAGGGCCGAAGCGTGGCCGTCTTCGCGCCGGGCTTTGCCGCCGACTGCCTCGAGACGCTCGAGGAGCTGGCGATCCGCGGCAAGGAGCAGTTTGCAGACGCGGGCGGGCGGCAGTTCGCCTATCTGCCGTGTCTGAACGACAGCGCTCCCGGCATGACGATGCTCGAAACGCTGGTCCGGCGCGAACTCGCGGGATGGCTGTAG